A DNA window from Haliovirga abyssi contains the following coding sequences:
- the purF gene encoding amidophosphoribosyltransferase codes for MFDEIHDECGVFGIYSNKQENAKLTMYGLFAIQHRGQESAGIATTDGYGINYHKDMGLVSSVFKDEKTFDKLKGNIAIGHVRYSTTGDSEVVSAQPLVIRHSKGDLAIAHNGNLVNTGVLKQKLEEQGSIFQTSNDTEAILHLIARSLEDNIEDSIVDALGQVKGAYSILFMTNDKLIAIRDPLGIRPLVIGKIDGDYVFASETPALDLIDAEYIREVEPGEMVVVDSNGLRSEKVFFKEKTAKCIFELIYFGRPDSNLFGRNVYLIRKEIGKQLAREHKIEADIVIPVPDSGISAAIGYAEESGIPFEKGIMRNHYVGRTFIQPTQLDRELGVKKKLSPIADVIKGKKVIVIDDSIVRGTTSRKIVKLLKKAGAKEVNMLIAAPPVVAPCYYGIDMPTRKELIAATHTLEETKKYILADYLGYLSVKGMHKAIRTEKNEFCDACFTGKYPIKFPDM; via the coding sequence ATGTTTGATGAAATTCATGACGAGTGTGGAGTGTTTGGAATATATTCAAATAAACAAGAAAATGCAAAATTAACTATGTATGGACTTTTTGCTATTCAACATAGAGGGCAAGAAAGTGCAGGAATAGCAACAACTGATGGTTATGGAATAAATTATCATAAAGATATGGGATTAGTTTCATCTGTATTTAAAGATGAAAAAACTTTTGATAAATTAAAAGGAAACATTGCAATAGGTCATGTTAGATATTCAACAACTGGAGATTCAGAAGTGGTAAGTGCTCAACCTTTAGTAATCAGACATAGTAAAGGAGATTTAGCAATTGCACATAATGGGAATTTAGTAAATACAGGAGTATTAAAACAAAAGCTTGAAGAACAAGGGTCTATATTTCAAACTTCAAATGATACAGAAGCAATATTACATTTAATAGCAAGATCATTAGAGGATAATATAGAAGATTCTATTGTAGATGCTCTTGGTCAAGTAAAAGGGGCATATTCTATATTGTTTATGACAAATGATAAATTAATTGCTATAAGAGATCCATTAGGAATAAGACCATTGGTAATTGGTAAAATTGATGGAGATTATGTATTTGCATCTGAAACACCTGCATTAGATTTAATTGATGCTGAATATATAAGAGAAGTTGAGCCAGGAGAAATGGTGGTTGTAGATTCTAATGGACTTAGATCTGAAAAAGTATTTTTTAAAGAAAAAACTGCAAAATGTATATTTGAATTAATATATTTTGGAAGGCCAGATAGTAATCTATTTGGGAGAAATGTTTATTTAATAAGAAAAGAGATAGGGAAACAGTTAGCAAGAGAACATAAAATAGAGGCAGATATAGTAATTCCTGTACCAGATTCTGGGATATCGGCTGCAATAGGTTATGCAGAAGAATCAGGAATACCATTTGAAAAAGGAATAATGAGAAATCATTATGTAGGTAGGACATTTATACAGCCAACTCAATTAGATAGAGAGCTTGGAGTTAAGAAAAAATTAAGTCCAATTGCAGATGTGATAAAAGGGAAAAAAGTAATAGTGATAGATGATTCTATTGTAAGAGGAACCACAAGTAGAAAAATTGTTAAATTACTTAAAAAAGCTGGTGCAAAAGAAGTAAATATGCTAATTGCAGCACCCCCTGTGGTAGCTCCATGTTATTATGGAATAGATATGCCAACAAGAAAAGAGCTTATAGCAGCAACACATACTTTAGAAGAAACAAAAAAATATATATTAGCTGATTATTTAGGTTATTTATCAGTAAAAGGTATGCATAAAGCAATAAGAACAGAGAAAAATGAATTTTGTGATGCTTGTTTTACAGGGAAATATCCAATAAAATTTCCTGATATGTAA
- the purC gene encoding phosphoribosylaminoimidazolesuccinocarboxamide synthase: MEKKELLYEGKAKRVYGTDEKDLVIQEFKDDATAFNGEKKGTIVGKGVVNNKITSILFKLLEENGVHTHLVEVLDDRNMLIKKVEIVKLEVIIRNIAAGSFSKRYGVEEGVVFDSPTIEFSYKEDALGDPLLNDYHALALKLATKEEIEKIKNYAFKINEILKKYFDDRNVILVDFKLEFGRTSDGEIILADEISPDTCRFWDKKTKEKLDKDRFRRNLGNVESAYKEMLKRLS; the protein is encoded by the coding sequence TTGGAAAAGAAAGAATTACTGTATGAAGGAAAAGCCAAAAGAGTTTATGGTACGGATGAAAAAGATTTGGTTATTCAAGAATTTAAAGATGATGCTACAGCGTTTAACGGAGAAAAAAAAGGAACTATTGTAGGTAAGGGTGTAGTAAATAACAAAATTACATCTATTTTATTTAAATTACTTGAGGAAAATGGAGTTCATACACATTTAGTAGAAGTATTAGATGATAGGAATATGCTTATAAAAAAAGTAGAAATTGTAAAATTAGAAGTAATAATTAGAAATATTGCAGCTGGAAGTTTTTCTAAGAGATATGGAGTAGAAGAGGGAGTAGTATTTGATTCTCCAACTATTGAATTTTCTTATAAAGAAGATGCTTTAGGCGATCCATTATTAAATGATTATCATGCACTAGCGTTAAAATTAGCTACAAAAGAAGAGATAGAAAAAATAAAAAATTACGCTTTTAAAATAAATGAAATATTGAAAAAATATTTTGATGATAGAAATGTTATATTAGTTGATTTTAAATTAGAATTTGGAAGAACATCAGATGGAGAAATAATATTAGCTGATGAAATTTCACCTGATACATGTAGATTTTGGGATAAAAAAACAAAAGAAAAATTGGATAAAGATAGATTTAGAAGGAATTTAGGGAATGTAGAAAGTGCTTATAAAGAGATGTTGAAAAGGCTTAGTTAG